One part of the Ziziphus jujuba cultivar Dongzao chromosome 2, ASM3175591v1 genome encodes these proteins:
- the LOC125422521 gene encoding pentatricopeptide repeat-containing protein At2g13600 has protein sequence MKTSSFLGKVKEKLRVLSFFSKTAKPQQFNVVQTNISIRKECLKGHLDTARALFDEMPYRTFVSWNTMISGYSKWGRYDDALSLVSVMHRSNIRLDETTFSTTLSACARSRSLDDGKVAHCLILKSGFESFELVGSALLYFYSTSFQIENAKRVFDELYAGNDVLWTLMLVGYVQCNLLSDAMDVFVKMPKRDVVAWTTLISGYSKSGFGGCEKALELFRWMRRDGEVMPNEFTFDSVIRVCGSLGVLSEGKMVHGLVIKFGFEFDHSIGGALIEFYCHCEAIDCAKRVYESIGNPCLNASNSLIAGLVSSDKIKDAEMVFHRLKEKDPVSYNLMIKGFAISGQVEESKKLFLKMPHRTIISSNIMISVYSRNGEIDKALNLFEETKGERNPVTWNSMISGYAQNHQLEEALKLYLTMHRLSIDRTRSTFSALFYVCSCLGSLQLGQSLHAQLTKTAFESNVYVGTSLIDMYSKCGSITDARTAFLCISSPNVAAWTALIYGYAHHGLGSVALLLFEHMLQQGISPNGATFVGILCACTRAGLVDEGMRIFRSMEKCYKVKPTLEHYACVVDLLGRSGRLQEAVEFIRVMPIEADEVIWIALLNACWFWKDMKLGERVAEKIFSLNPKPVSAYVILSNIYAVLGKWSEKMEARKRLRDLEVKKGPGRSWIELNNRVHVFSVGDRTHPHCSMIDATLEQLTANINSIIQSDCVSMPIMDAHSNIILS, from the coding sequence ATGAAAACTTCTTCTTTCTTAGGAAAAGTCAAGGAGAAACTCCGCGTATTGTCCTTCTTCTCCAAAACTGCAAAACCCCAACAATTCAACGTAGTCCAAACCAATATTTCCATTAGGAAAGAATGTCTAAAGGGTCATTTAGATACTGCTCGGGCCCTGTTCGATGAAATGCCGTATAGAACATTTGTGTCCTGGAACACTATGATATCTGGCTATTCGAAGTGGGGAAGATATGATGATGCCTTATCTTTGGTCTCAGTCATGCATCGCAGCAATATAAGACTAGATGAGACCACCTTTTCAACGACTCTCAGTGCCTGTGCGCGTTCCCGGTCGCTGGATGACGGAAAGGTTGCTCATTGTTTGATTTTGAAATCTGGGTTTGAGAGTTTTGAGCTTGTAGGAAGTGCATTGTTGTACTTTTATTCTACTTCCTTTCAGATTGAGAATGCTAAGCGGGTCTTTGATGAGCTGTATGCTGGGAATGATGTGTTGTGGACTTTGATGCTTGTGGGTTACGTGCAATGTAATTTGTTGAGTGATGCGATGGATGTGTTTGTGAAAATGCCGAAACGGGATGTTGTGGCCTGGACTACGTTGATTTCAGGCTATTCAAAGAGTGGTTTTGGTGGGTGTGAGAAAGCTTTGGAATTGTTTAGGTGGATGAGGAGGGATGGGGAGGTGATGCCTAATGAATTTACTTTTGACTCTGTCATTAGGGTTTGTGGGAGTTTGGGAGTTTTGAGTGAAGGGAAGATGGTACATGGTCTTGTTATTAAATTCGGGTTTGAGTTTGATCACTCAATCGGTGGTGcattaattgaattttattgtcaTTGTGAAGCTATTGATTGTGCCAAGAGAGTTTATGAAAGTATAGGAAATCCATGTTTGAACGCTTCTAATTCGCTTATTGCAGGTCTTGTATCCTCAGATAAAATTAAAGATGCAGAAATGGTTTTTCATAGACTGAAAGAAAAGGATCCAGTTTCTTACAATTTGATGATTAAAGGGTTTGCAATTAGTGGTCAGGTTGAGGAATCAAAGAAACTGTTTTTGAAAATGCCACACAGAACTATCATTTCTTCCAATATTATGATTTCCGTGTATTCCAGAAACGGTGAAATTGATAaggctttgaatctttttgAAGAAACTAAAGGGGAAAGAAATCCTGTGACATGGAACTCGATGATTTCAGGTTATGCTCAAAATCATCAGCTTGAGGAGGCTTTGAAACTATATTTAACAATGCACAGATTATCAATAGACCGTACAAGGTCCACATTTTCTGCTCTATTTTATGTATGTTCATGCCTTGGGTCTCTTCAACTAGGTCAATCACTCCATGCCCAGTTGACTAAAACAGCATTTGAATCAAACGTTTACGTTGGTACGTCCCTCATAGATATGTACTCGAAATGTGGGAGCATCACTGATGCAAGGACAGCGTTTTTATGCATATCTTCACCCAATGTGGCAGCTTGGACAGCTCTTATTTATGGATATGCACATCATGGGCTTGGATCTGTAGCACTCTTACTCTTTGAGCATATGTTACAGCAAGGCATCTCACCTAATGGGGCAacttttgttggcattttgtGTGCTTGTACTCGTGCTGGTCTAGTTGATGAAGGGATGAGAATTTTCCGCTCAATGGAAAAATGCTACAAAGTGAAACCAACTTTGGAACACTATGCATGTGTAGTAGATCTTCTTGGTCGGTCAGGCCGGTTACAGGAAGCTGTAGAGTTTATCAGAGTAATGCCTATTGAAGCAGATGAGGTTATTTGGATCGCTTTGCTAAATGCTTGTTGGTTCTGGAAGGACATGAAACTTGGAGAAAGAGTAGCAGAGAAGATATTTAGTTTAAATCCTAAGCCAGTATCTGCATATGTAATTTTGTCTAACATATATGCTGTACTTGGGAAGTGGAGTGAGAAGATGGAAGCGAGGAAGAGACTGAGAGACCTGGAAGTGAAAAAGGGTCCTGGGCGTAGTTGGATTGAGCTTAACAACAGAGTGCATGTATTCTCAGTTGGAGATAGAACTCATCCTCATTGTAGCATGATAGATGCAACTTTGGAGCAACTAACTGCAAATATTAACTCTATTATCCAATCTGATTGTGTTTCTATGCCAATAATGGATGCTCATTCTAATATTATCTTATCATAA
- the LOC107419198 gene encoding pentatricopeptide repeat-containing protein At5g61370, mitochondrial, producing MNFIMKPTWRVFFLRTIIQQKYRNLSCISHSISLPTLSANEVQELYGIVTTPIGGLDDLESSLSNFTASLSSSLVTQVIDSCKAEASTRRLLRFFLWSRNNLKSNLEDKDYNYAIRIFAEKKDHTALDILISDLKKEGRAMETETYGIVAEALVKMGREDEAIGIFKNLDKYNCPLDRFTITAIVSALCAKGHAKKAEGVVWHHKDKISGLEPCIYRSLLYGWSEQKNVKEARRIIKEMKSARIKPDLFCYNTFLRCLCERNVQHNPSGLMPDSLNVMIEMRSYGISPTSISYNILLSCLGRVRRVKESCQILDKMKKSGCSPDWMSYYLVVRVLYLTKRFGKGNKMVDEMIEEGLVPDRKFYYDLIGILCGMERLEYALELFGRMKRSSLGGYGPVYDVLIPKLCRGGNFERGRELWDEAMNMGVSLCSSSNVLDPSVTEVFKPTRKVEKISLVGCTSTKVKGMAKKNTGQTMKKKHKKMTLKKSEKKKGG from the coding sequence atgaattttataatgaaGCCAACATGGCGAGTTTTCTTCCTACGAACTATCATCCAACAGAAGTACCGAAACCTTTCATGCATTTCCCACTCTATTTCGTTGCCAACTCTGTCGGCAAACGAGGTTCAGGAGCTCTATGGCATTGTTACGACCCCCATTGGTGGTCTTGATGATTTGGAATCAAGTTTGAGTAATTTCACTGCTTCTTTATCATCTTCGCTTGTTACCCAAGTCATTGATTCTTGCAAAGCCGAAGCATCCACCAGAAGATTGCTCAGATTCTTTCTATGGTCTCGCAATAATTTGAAGAGCAACTTGGAAGACAAGGATTATAATTATGCAATACGGATTTTTGCCGAAAAGAAGGATCATACTGCATTAGATATATTGATTTCGGATCTTAAGAAGGAGGGTCGGGCAATGGAGACCGAAACTTATGGTATTGTAGCTGAGGCATTGGTTAAGATGGGGAGAGAAGATGAGGCAATAGGCATTTTTAAGAACTTGGATAAGTACAATTGCCCCTTAGATAGGTTCACAATCACAGCTATTGTCAGTGCACTTTGTGCCAAGGGACATGCTAAGAAGGCAGAAGGTGTAGTCTGGCACCATAAGGATAAGATTTCCGGGCTAGAGCCTTGCATTTATAGAAGTCTTCTCTATGGTTGGTCTGAGCAAAAGAATGTGAAAGAGGCAAGAAGGATTATCAAAGAGATGAAGTCAGCTAGGATCAAGCCAGATTTATTTTGTTACAACACATTCCTTAGGTGCCTTTGTGAGAGAAACGTTCAACACAATCCGTCCGGCCTTATGCCTGACTCTTTAAATGTTATGATAGAGATGAGGTCTTATGGGATTTCCCCAACCTCCATTAGCTACAACATATTGCTATCATGTCTAGGGAGGGTAAGAAGAGTTAAAGAATCCTGTCAAATTCTCgacaaaatgaaaaagagtGGTTGTTCCCCAGATTGGATGAGCTATTATCTAGTTGTTAGAGTGTTGTATTTAACCAAGAGATTTGGTAAAGGAAATAAGATGGTGGATGAGATGATTGAAGAAGGTTTGGTACCTGATCGTAAGTTCTACTATGATTTGATCGGTATTCTCTGTGGAATGGAGAGGCTAGAGTATGCACTTGAGCTATTTGGCCGAATGAAAAGAAGCTCACTGGGTGGTTATGGACCAGTTTATGATGTGCTCATACCAAAGCTTTGTAGAGGAGGGAACTTCGAAAGGGGTAGGGAGCTGTGGGATGAGGCCATGAATATGGGTGTTAGTCTTTGCAGCTCGAGCAATGTTTTAGACCCCTCAGTCACTGAAGTTTTTAAGCCAACAAGGAAAGTGGAAAAAATCAGTCTCGTAGGCTGCACTTCAACCAAAGTTAAGGGGATGGCTAAGAAAAATACAGGACAGACAATGAAGAAGAAACATAAGAAGATGACTTTGAAGaaatcggaaaaaaaaaaaggaggataa
- the LOC107419190 gene encoding uncharacterized protein LOC107419190, whose translation MEADHLHLPLPIPQDLNDSQLIQTSNPHQTHFKHSSMVLIRDSLNHNDCSVFPPINHENLHPIPLQEQRPLSPSLSSSSSSPLASSSSSSFSPSDAEYSDPESPLPLETRVQKPGSKANTWVGFGFEVLRSKLLAFASSFIGYRWGIQSFGSTFVGIIGMAMMMWSLYMRSRQRRSREKLMQLVKQKDQKIFQLLHQIAELNEVLVAHHRLPANR comes from the exons ATGGAAGCTGACCATCTTCATCTTCCACTTCCAATTCCACAAGACTTAAATGACTCCCAACTCATCCAGACCTCCAATCCCCACCAAACCCACTTCAAACACTCCTCTATGGTTCTGATCCGTGACTCTCTCAACCACAACGACTGCTCTGTTTTCCCTCCCATCAACCACGAAAATCTACACCCAATTCCCCTCCAAGAACAACGCCCTTTATCGCCTTCTTTATCGTCTTCCTCGTCTTCTCCGTTAGCATCTTCGTCGTCGTCATCGTTCTCGCCCTCCGATGCTGAATATTCAGACCCGGAATCTCCGCTGCCATTGGAAACCAGGGTACAAAAACCTGGTTCCAAGGCGAACACTTGGGTGGGTTTTGGTTTTGAGGTGTTGCGGTCGAAGCTTCTTGCATTTGCCTCGTCTTTCATCGGATATAGATGGGGAATTCAGTCTTTTGGCTCTACTTTCGTAGGTATCATAGGTATGGCGATGATGATGTGGTCTTTGTACATGCGGTCTCGTCAGCGGCGGAGTCGGGAAAAGTTAATGCAGCTTGTTAAACAGAAGGACCAG AAAATTTTTCAACTACTGCATCAAATTGCTGAGTTGAATGAAGTACTGGTAGCCCACCACAGACTTCCGGCTAATAGATAG
- the LOC107419204 gene encoding probable xyloglucan 6-xylosyltransferase 5: MAKENFSAQKRSGGGVGLPTSTAAPAANGRARAFASLPRGRQIQKTFNNIKITILCGFVTILVLRGTIGVGNLGSSDADAVNQNIIEETNRILAEIRSDGDPNDPDELTETEINPNITFTLGPKITNWDRERKAWLDSNPEFPNFINGKARILLVTGSPPKPCDNPIGDHYLLKAIKNKIDYCRLHGIEIVYNLAHLDKELAGYWAKLPLIRRLMLSHPEVEWIWWMDSDALFTDMVFEIPLSKYNNYNLVVHGYPDLMFEQKSWIALNTGSFLFRNCQWSLDLLDAWAPMGPKGPIREEAGRILTANLKGRPAFEADDQSALIYLLLSQKDQWMDKVFLENSYYLHGYWAGLVDRYEEMLEKYHPGLGDERWPFVTHFVGCKPCGSYGDYPVERCLSSMERAFNFADNQVLKLYGFRHRGLLSPKIRRIRNETVTPLEVVDQFDIRRHPVQGSTGSRS, from the coding sequence atggcGAAAGAGAATTTCTCAGCTCAGAAAAGGAGCGGAGGAGGAGTTGGGTTGCCGACGAGTACTGCCGCTCCGGCCGCCAATGGAAGAGCTCGAGCATTCGCGTCTTTACCTCGTGGCCGTCAGATCCAGAAGACCTTCAATAACATCAAGATAACCATTCTTTGCGGCTTCGTCACAATCCTCGTCCTTCGTGGAACCATCGGTGTCGGAAACCTGGGAAGCTCCGACGCCGACGCTGTCAACCAGAACATAATCGAAGAGACCAATCGGATCCTCGCGGAGATCCGATCCGACGGTGACCCGAACGATCCGGATGAGCTTACCGAGACCGAGATCAACCCCAACATAACGTTCACTCTCGGACCCAAAATCACCAACTGGGATCGAGAGCGAAAAGCCTGGCTCGATTCCAACCCGGAGTTCCCGAATTTCATCAACGGTAAAGCTCGAATCTTGCTTGTTACTGGGTCTCCTCCTAAGCCTTGTGATAACCCAATTggggatcattatttattgaaaGCGATTAAGAACAAGATTGATTACTGTAGGCTTCATGGGATTGAGATTGTTTACAATTTGGCTCATTTGGATAAGGAACTTGCTGGGTATTGGGCAAAATTGCCATTGATTAGGAGATTGATGCTGTCTCATCCTGAAGTGGAGTGGATTTGGTGGATGGATAGTGATGCATTGTTTACTGACATGGTGTTTGAGATCCCTCTATCAAAGTATAACAATTACAATTTGGTGGTTCATGGGTATCCTGATTTGATGTTTGAACAGAAATCTTGGATTGCTTTGAATACAGGTAGTTTCTTGTTTAGGAATTGCCAGTGGTCTTTGGATTTGTTGGATGCTTGGGCTCCAATGGGTCCTAAAGGTCCTATTAGGGAAGAGGCAGGGAGAATTTTGACTGCAAATTTGAAGGGAAGGCCAGCATTTGAGGCAGATGATCAATCTGCTTTGATCTACTTGTTGCTCTCACAGAAAGATCAATGGATGGATAAGGTGTTCCTTGAGAATTCTTACTATTTGCATGGTTACTGGGCTGGGTTGGTGGATCGGTATGAAGAAATGTTAGAGAAGTATCATCCAGGATTGGGTGATGAGAGGTGGCCGTTTGTGACCCATTTTGTGGGATGCAAACCTTGTGGGAGCTATGGAGATTACCCTGTTGAAAGATGCTTGAGCAGCATGGAGAGGGCTTTCAATTTTGCAGATAACCAAGTCCTTAAGCTGTATGGGTTTAGGCACAGGGGCTTGTTGAGTCCAAAGATCAGGAGGATCAGGAATGAAACAGTCACTCCTTTAGAGGTTGTTGATCAGTTTGATATTCGAAGGCATCCGGTACAAGGTAGCACTGGATCACGGAGCTAG